A genomic stretch from Bradyrhizobium quebecense includes:
- a CDS encoding nuclear transport factor 2 family protein, with protein MTDHTTIARRYIDLWNERTPSRRREMLSENWTADARYVDPMMSGDGHDGVDALIAGVQQKFPDFTFKLIGEPNGFGDHVRFSWGLGPDGVDSPIKGTDFAMLKDGRIRSITGFLDQVPGA; from the coding sequence ATGACCGACCACACGACCATCGCCCGCCGCTATATCGACCTTTGGAACGAGCGGACGCCGAGCCGGCGGCGCGAGATGCTGAGCGAGAACTGGACCGCCGATGCGCGTTATGTCGACCCGATGATGAGCGGCGACGGCCATGACGGCGTCGACGCGCTGATCGCGGGCGTGCAGCAGAAGTTCCCGGACTTCACGTTCAAGCTGATCGGCGAGCCGAACGGCTTTGGCGACCATGTCCGCTTCTCCTGGGGTCTCGGGCCCGACGGCGTCGACAGCCCGATCAAGGGCACCGACTTCGCCATGCTGAAGGACGGCCGGATCAGAAGCATCACCGGCTTCCTTGACCAGGTGCCGGGCGCCTGA
- a CDS encoding helix-turn-helix transcriptional regulator has protein sequence MKADYAFKTSVVSDITPALLAIGRDGFPQALIGALRRVAGVGHCMVFSFTGPRSAACLLDVGNIPTGRDLGIAYSEHFHQADPNRDAVFEGKAQAVPIVLPTFARRMYSDGYRKIFFDDSDIVDKFASAIWTGDTCFYVNFYQITEQGRFSREQIARLAAVAPALAAAVARHFQRDPATDADPIARLKTLFATAEPLARLTGREKEVCLGILSGLSSEAIAAELGIGLHSALTYRKRAYDKLRISSQNELFAIALRLMASARRLN, from the coding sequence ATGAAGGCAGATTACGCCTTCAAGACTTCTGTCGTCAGCGACATCACGCCGGCGCTGCTGGCGATCGGCCGCGACGGCTTTCCGCAAGCCCTGATCGGCGCACTGCGCCGCGTCGCCGGTGTCGGCCACTGCATGGTGTTCTCGTTCACAGGCCCGCGGTCCGCCGCGTGCCTGCTCGACGTTGGCAACATCCCGACCGGACGCGACCTCGGGATCGCCTATTCCGAACATTTCCATCAGGCTGACCCGAACCGCGACGCGGTGTTCGAGGGCAAGGCGCAAGCCGTGCCGATCGTGCTGCCGACCTTTGCGCGCCGGATGTACAGCGACGGCTATCGGAAGATCTTCTTCGACGATTCCGACATCGTCGACAAGTTCGCCTCTGCGATCTGGACAGGCGACACCTGCTTCTACGTCAATTTCTACCAGATCACCGAGCAAGGCCGCTTCAGCCGCGAGCAGATCGCGCGCCTCGCCGCGGTCGCGCCCGCGTTGGCCGCAGCCGTGGCGCGGCACTTCCAGCGCGACCCGGCAACGGATGCCGATCCGATCGCGCGGCTGAAGACCCTGTTTGCGACCGCCGAACCGCTCGCCAGACTGACCGGCCGCGAGAAGGAGGTCTGCCTGGGCATCCTTTCGGGCCTCAGCTCGGAAGCGATCGCCGCCGAGCTCGGCATCGGGCTGCACTCCGCCCTCACCTATCGCAAGCGCGCCTATGACAAGCTCCGCATCTCCTCGCAGAACGAGCTGTTTGCGATCGCACTGCGCCTGATGGCGTCGGCACGCCGGCTGAACTGA
- a CDS encoding dihydrodipicolinate synthase family protein has protein sequence MTISAQRPYRGVFPVAPTIFDAGGNLDLDGQRRCIDFMIDAGSHGICILANFSEQFVLTDAERETVMHAVLEHVAGRIPVIVTTTHFSSAVCAARSREAEAAGAAMVMIMPPYHGATFRVGEPGIYEFYRVVSDAINIPIMIQDAPVAGTPLSVDFLARMAKELANVRYFKIEVPMAANKLRGLIEKGGSVIEGPWDGEEAITLMADLDAGATGAMTGGGYPDGIRQIMDPFLAGRRDEAVQAYARWLPLINYENRQCGLQACKVLMREGGVIKSDAVRHPLQPLHPATRAGLIEIARTLDPVVLRWGR, from the coding sequence ATGACGATTTCGGCACAGCGTCCCTATCGCGGCGTCTTTCCGGTGGCGCCCACCATTTTCGACGCCGGCGGCAACCTCGATCTCGACGGACAGCGGCGCTGCATCGATTTCATGATCGATGCCGGCTCGCACGGCATCTGCATCCTCGCCAACTTCTCCGAGCAGTTCGTGCTGACCGACGCCGAACGCGAGACCGTGATGCATGCCGTGCTCGAGCACGTCGCGGGCCGCATTCCCGTGATCGTCACCACGACGCATTTCTCCTCGGCGGTGTGCGCTGCGCGCAGCCGCGAGGCGGAGGCCGCGGGTGCTGCGATGGTGATGATCATGCCGCCCTATCACGGCGCGACCTTCCGCGTTGGCGAGCCGGGCATCTACGAATTCTATCGGGTGGTGTCGGATGCCATCAACATTCCGATCATGATCCAGGACGCGCCGGTCGCCGGCACGCCGCTCTCGGTGGACTTCCTGGCACGGATGGCGAAAGAGCTCGCCAATGTCAGGTACTTCAAGATCGAGGTGCCGATGGCCGCGAATAAGCTGCGCGGCCTGATCGAGAAGGGCGGCAGCGTGATCGAGGGGCCGTGGGACGGCGAGGAGGCGATCACGCTGATGGCCGATCTCGATGCCGGCGCCACCGGTGCGATGACCGGCGGCGGCTATCCCGACGGCATCCGCCAGATCATGGATCCGTTCCTCGCCGGCCGCCGCGACGAGGCCGTGCAGGCCTATGCGCGCTGGCTGCCGCTGATCAATTACGAGAACCGCCAATGCGGGCTGCAGGCCTGCAAGGTGCTGATGCGCGAGGGCGGCGTCATCAAGTCGGACGCGGTGCGGCACCCGTTGCAACCGCTGCATCCGGCCACGCGCGCAGGCCTGATCGAGATCGCGCGGACGCTCGATCCGGTCGTGCTGCGCTGGGGGCGATAA
- a CDS encoding NADH:flavin oxidoreductase/NADH oxidase: MSQPFLFQPITLRGVTSRNRILISPMCQYSATDGLANDWHLVHLGKFAQGGAGLVMVEAAAVTAEGRITHGDVGIWNDEQIAPLERIAAFLKDNGAVPSIQLAHAGRKASMQRPWYGNAALDEADRARGDLPWRTVAPSAIPMEEGWLMPHALDVDELSALREQWRRATLRAVEAGFEFVEVHCAHGYLLHEFLSPLSNRRSDAYGGDRAGRMRYPLEIIETVRAAWPAERPLAVRISSVDGVDGGLTLEDQIAFAREAKARGVDLIDCSSGGLLGSATAARIPRGYGFQVTYAEEIRRTAEVATIAVGLILHPQQAEDVLAGGQADLVAIGREALFDPNWPLHAELALGGGGGEVFASWPKQYGWWLERREPGLRRLEGPPLPFRKV, encoded by the coding sequence ATGTCGCAGCCGTTTCTGTTTCAGCCGATCACGCTTCGCGGCGTGACTTCCCGAAACCGCATCCTGATTTCACCGATGTGCCAGTACTCGGCAACCGACGGCCTCGCCAATGACTGGCACCTCGTGCATCTCGGCAAGTTCGCCCAGGGCGGCGCCGGGCTCGTGATGGTCGAGGCCGCGGCGGTCACCGCCGAGGGGCGCATCACCCACGGCGATGTCGGCATCTGGAACGACGAGCAGATCGCGCCGCTCGAACGCATCGCCGCCTTCCTGAAGGACAACGGCGCGGTGCCCTCGATCCAGCTCGCGCATGCAGGCCGCAAGGCTAGCATGCAGCGCCCCTGGTACGGCAATGCCGCACTCGACGAGGCCGACCGCGCCCGCGGCGATCTGCCGTGGCGCACCGTGGCGCCGAGCGCGATCCCGATGGAGGAAGGCTGGCTGATGCCGCACGCGCTCGACGTGGACGAGCTCTCCGCGTTGCGCGAGCAATGGCGGCGCGCCACCTTGCGTGCGGTGGAGGCCGGCTTCGAATTCGTCGAGGTGCATTGCGCGCATGGCTATCTCCTGCACGAATTCCTGTCGCCATTGTCGAACCGCCGCAGCGACGCCTATGGCGGCGACCGCGCCGGGCGGATGCGCTATCCGCTCGAGATCATCGAGACCGTGCGCGCCGCCTGGCCCGCGGAGCGGCCGCTGGCGGTACGCATCTCCTCGGTCGATGGTGTCGATGGCGGCCTGACGCTCGAGGATCAGATCGCATTCGCGCGCGAAGCCAAGGCGCGTGGTGTCGATCTGATCGACTGTTCGTCGGGCGGCCTGCTCGGCTCGGCAACCGCGGCGCGGATTCCGCGCGGCTATGGCTTCCAGGTGACTTATGCAGAGGAAATCCGCCGCACCGCCGAGGTCGCCACCATCGCGGTCGGCCTGATCCTGCATCCGCAGCAGGCGGAGGATGTCCTGGCGGGCGGCCAGGCCGATCTGGTGGCGATCGGGCGCGAGGCGCTGTTCGATCCGAACTGGCCGCTGCATGCCGAGCTTGCGCTCGGCGGCGGGGGCGGCGAGGTGTTCGCGTCCTGGCCGAAGCAGTATGGTTGGTGGCTGGAGCGCCGCGAGCCGGGCCTGCGCAGGCTCGAAGGTCCGCCGCTGCCGTTCCGCAAGGTGTGA
- a CDS encoding LLM class flavin-dependent oxidoreductase, which produces MKKIGFLSFGHWTPSPQSQARSAADVLLQSIDLAVAAEELGADGAYFRVHHFARQLASPFPLLAAVGAKTSRIEIGTAVIDMRYENPLYMIEDAGAADLIARGRLQLGISRGSPEQVIDGWRYFGYQPGEGETDADMGRRHAEIFLDMLRGQGFAQPNPRPMFPNPPGMLRLEPLSEGLRERIWWGAGSNATAVWAAKLGMNLQSSTLKSDETGEAFHIQQAAQIRAYRAAWKEAGHSREPRVSVSRSIFALVDDRDRAYFGNGQEEDQIGFIDERTRAIFGRGYAAEPEKLIEQLKTDEAIAEADTLLLTVPNQLGVAYNAHVIESILTHVAPAMGWR; this is translated from the coding sequence ATGAAAAAAATCGGATTCCTCTCGTTCGGGCACTGGACGCCCTCCCCGCAATCCCAGGCCCGCTCTGCCGCGGATGTGCTGCTGCAATCCATCGACCTCGCGGTCGCCGCCGAAGAGCTCGGCGCGGACGGCGCGTATTTTCGCGTCCATCACTTTGCCCGCCAGCTGGCTTCGCCCTTCCCGCTGCTGGCGGCGGTCGGCGCGAAGACCAGCCGGATCGAGATCGGCACCGCCGTGATCGACATGCGCTACGAAAATCCGCTCTACATGATCGAGGACGCCGGCGCGGCCGACCTGATCGCGAGGGGACGTTTGCAACTCGGCATTAGCCGCGGCTCACCCGAGCAGGTGATCGATGGCTGGCGCTATTTCGGCTATCAGCCGGGCGAAGGCGAGACCGACGCCGACATGGGCCGCCGTCATGCCGAGATATTCCTCGACATGCTGCGCGGACAAGGTTTTGCGCAGCCGAATCCGCGGCCGATGTTTCCCAACCCGCCCGGCATGTTGCGGCTCGAACCGCTCTCGGAAGGCTTGCGCGAGCGCATCTGGTGGGGCGCCGGTTCGAACGCCACCGCGGTCTGGGCCGCGAAGCTCGGAATGAACCTGCAGAGCTCGACGCTGAAGAGCGACGAGACCGGAGAGGCCTTCCATATCCAGCAGGCCGCCCAGATCCGGGCCTACCGCGCCGCCTGGAAGGAAGCCGGTCACAGCCGCGAGCCGCGGGTCTCGGTGAGCCGCAGCATCTTCGCGCTGGTCGACGACCGCGACCGCGCCTATTTCGGTAACGGGCAGGAGGAGGACCAGATCGGCTTCATCGACGAGCGGACGCGCGCGATCTTCGGCCGCGGCTACGCCGCCGAGCCGGAGAAACTGATCGAGCAGCTCAAGACAGACGAGGCGATCGCGGAGGCCGACACTCTGCTGCTGACGGTGCCCAATCAACTCGGCGTCGCCTACAACGCGCATGTGATCGAGAGCATTTTGACTCACGTCGCGCCCGCCATGGGATGGCGCTGA
- a CDS encoding DUF3551 domain-containing protein yields MRLLGALLFALGALCMTKPASAQMYDPRYPVCMRVYGELVGDRMDCIFMSMKECQAGAAGNPATCLVNPFYAPRPVRPGKPER; encoded by the coding sequence GTGAGGTTGCTTGGAGCGCTGCTGTTCGCGCTGGGCGCGCTTTGCATGACGAAGCCGGCATCGGCACAAATGTATGATCCTCGCTATCCCGTCTGCATGCGTGTCTACGGGGAACTGGTCGGCGACCGAATGGATTGTATCTTCATGTCGATGAAGGAGTGCCAGGCCGGCGCTGCGGGCAATCCGGCAACCTGCCTGGTTAACCCCTTTTATGCGCCAAGGCCGGTGCGTCCCGGCAAGCCTGAACGATGA
- a CDS encoding recombinase family protein translates to MASGKPGAVQVMLIPGPDEEIETVRFIYESFAHHAKSEREIASYLNDKGLFTDLGRPRSRATVQQILINEKYAGNNVWNRCSCKLKSHRVYNPPEHWVRHDKAFDSIVDDETFQAAQKIINDRAENYSAEELLDLLRGLLEKHGYLSGIIIDELEFGPSSSAYGIGSIH, encoded by the coding sequence ATGGCCTCCGGCAAACCCGGGGCGGTTCAAGTCATGCTAATTCCTGGCCCCGATGAAGAAATCGAGACCGTTCGCTTTATCTACGAGAGCTTCGCGCATCACGCCAAAAGTGAGCGCGAGATTGCATCCTACCTCAATGACAAGGGTCTCTTCACCGATCTCGGTCGCCCCAGGAGTAGGGCCACTGTGCAACAGATCCTGATCAACGAAAAATATGCCGGCAACAACGTCTGGAACCGTTGCTCCTGCAAGCTGAAAAGCCACCGGGTTTATAACCCACCCGAGCACTGGGTTCGACACGACAAAGCATTTGACTCGATCGTCGACGACGAGACTTTCCAGGCAGCACAGAAGATCATCAACGATCGCGCCGAGAACTATTCCGCTGAAGAGCTACTAGATCTGCTGCGGGGCTTGCTCGAGAAGCACGGTTACCTGTCCGGCATCATTATTGATGAATTGGAGTTTGGGCCCTCGAGCAGCGCCTATGGGATTGGTTCAATCCATTGA
- a CDS encoding plasmid partitioning protein RepB C-terminal domain-containing protein — MGLVQSIEMISIDAIDVVNPRARNRRVFKEIVTSVAELGLKRPITVKRKAGDGEQRYDLVCGQGRLEAYQALGQREIPALVIDATNEDGAIMSLVENCARRQHRSIDLLHDIDGLRQRGYEFDNIARKTGLTVEYVRGVSNLLESGEQRLLRAVEAGQLPVSIAVLISQAEDSDVQNVLQHAYEEKLLRGQRLLAAKKLIEQRRRRGKGYKTGPRRSDDAPISSNALLRAYRQDADRKRVLVRKSNSTKARLFFILEALRKLLTEPDFLTLLQSEKLDTLPKNLAVRLHGQG; from the coding sequence ATGGGATTGGTTCAATCCATTGAGATGATTTCGATCGACGCGATCGATGTGGTTAACCCACGGGCTCGCAACCGGCGTGTCTTCAAAGAGATTGTCACCAGCGTTGCAGAACTCGGGTTAAAGCGGCCGATCACGGTGAAAAGGAAGGCGGGTGACGGCGAGCAGCGCTACGACCTTGTCTGTGGTCAGGGGCGGCTCGAGGCCTACCAAGCGCTTGGGCAGCGCGAGATCCCGGCGCTCGTCATCGATGCAACCAATGAGGACGGCGCGATCATGAGCCTGGTTGAGAACTGCGCCAGGCGCCAACACCGCTCGATCGACCTGTTGCACGACATCGACGGTCTGCGGCAGAGGGGATACGAGTTCGATAACATCGCCCGCAAGACGGGGCTGACTGTCGAATATGTCAGGGGCGTCAGCAACCTGTTAGAAAGTGGCGAGCAGCGGTTGTTGCGCGCGGTCGAGGCCGGGCAATTACCGGTCAGCATCGCCGTCTTGATCTCCCAGGCTGAAGACAGTGACGTCCAGAATGTCTTGCAACACGCATATGAGGAGAAGCTATTGCGCGGCCAGCGCTTGCTTGCGGCCAAGAAATTGATCGAGCAGCGGCGGCGTCGCGGTAAGGGATACAAGACCGGCCCACGCCGGAGCGACGACGCTCCGATCAGCTCGAATGCCCTACTGCGCGCGTACCGACAGGACGCCGACCGTAAGCGGGTCTTGGTCCGTAAATCCAACAGCACAAAAGCGCGGCTGTTTTTCATCCTTGAGGCGTTACGGAAACTGCTTACCGAGCCGGACTTTCTGACGCTTTTGCAAAGTGAAAAACTCGATACCTTACCGAAGAACCTTGCGGTTCGGCTGCACGGCCAGGGTTGA
- a CDS encoding ParB N-terminal domain-containing protein, with protein sequence MRSARSPSDIQPLKLVSEEVKRSAQYRQIAASIAEIGLVEPPVVARSRDAIGRFLLLDGHLRLEVLKDSGLVEIECLVSTEDEAFTYNKRVNRIAIIQEQGTQCRRRQHPSSPQAVGRHQRSGG encoded by the coding sequence TTGAGGAGCGCACGCTCGCCGTCCGACATCCAGCCCCTCAAGCTGGTGTCGGAGGAGGTCAAGCGCTCGGCACAATACCGGCAGATCGCGGCCTCGATTGCGGAAATCGGGTTGGTCGAACCTCCGGTTGTGGCGCGGAGCCGAGACGCAATTGGCAGATTTCTGCTGCTCGATGGTCATCTGCGGCTGGAAGTATTGAAGGATTCCGGCTTGGTGGAGATCGAATGTCTGGTGTCAACCGAAGACGAGGCCTTCACCTATAACAAGCGGGTCAACCGGATCGCGATCATTCAGGAACAAGGCACTCAATGTCGACGTCGCCAGCATCCGTCGTCGCCGCAAGCTGTTGGACGGCATCAGCGCTCAGGCGGTTGA
- a CDS encoding plasmid partitioning protein RepB C-terminal domain-containing protein: MDGISAQAVELLKEKHLTLNTFSELRKLAPIRQIEAAELMIAMNNFSNSYVRSLVVATPRGQLAAGYTPRQPKGLSNEQVALMERESASLAREFKVAEQTYGTDHLDLVLAIGYISKLLRNGKVVGYLAKHFQELLFEFQRITESEATLA; encoded by the coding sequence TTGGACGGCATCAGCGCTCAGGCGGTTGAGCTGCTCAAAGAAAAACATTTGACGCTCAATACCTTTTCAGAGCTGCGCAAACTGGCGCCGATCAGGCAGATCGAGGCCGCTGAGCTGATGATCGCGATGAACAATTTTTCGAACAGCTATGTGCGTTCGTTGGTGGTGGCGACGCCACGCGGTCAATTGGCGGCCGGCTATACACCGCGCCAGCCCAAGGGGCTGTCGAACGAGCAAGTTGCGTTGATGGAACGGGAATCCGCCTCGCTCGCCCGTGAGTTCAAGGTCGCCGAACAGACCTATGGCACCGACCATCTCGATCTGGTCCTGGCGATCGGCTACATCTCAAAACTCCTGCGCAACGGCAAGGTCGTTGGCTATCTCGCAAAACACTTCCAGGAGCTGCTGTTTGAATTCCAGCGAATCACGGAATCCGAAGCGACCCTGGCCTAG
- a CDS encoding toll/interleukin-1 receptor domain-containing protein: protein MAVDNQMKGAAVTDIFISYSRDDDAPPPDKPGRKGFVTFLDDAIRYEFQELGPDRPSTWRDTRRISPADQFTPEIEEALKTASFLLVVLSPNWMASKWCRRELETFARHHGPDGLRERIVVVGKRHIDPDKRPSLLQGQVGFRFYVRNEDPEDIAGDLEFFDRGEPRDERYWEGLKALAAHLVKRRPRPTLSPIYAPSGRTIFVAKPASDMRRGYDRIVSELTGKGHRILPDPKDDIPLDRSVNAIDEALADAEIAIHLLGEKAGEAPEDELPMVKLQLSRSAAKTSQAAPGTFHRVIWAPSIWTTSLNANQLQAEKRRHPLEVLARFDQQLATDKVEGDSLSKFVDFVNQHLLLIVPPRSITLLPSDARDVRLFLYHSQEDSKYALALAQALQQRKLEAMLPALEGPEADLKSFNSKQLVECDGVIVCWASASEVWVRAQASALRNWSALGRSRQFSYRAVVAAPPPGERKQAGKLLFPPSEIDIVVDISDKEIPTADLLDVLVPAAGARTL, encoded by the coding sequence TTGGCAGTCGACAACCAGATGAAGGGGGCGGCTGTGACTGATATTTTTATTTCTTATTCCAGGGACGATGACGCTCCTCCACCGGACAAGCCGGGCCGAAAGGGCTTTGTAACTTTTCTGGACGATGCCATCCGCTACGAATTTCAGGAACTTGGCCCTGACCGGCCGTCGACTTGGCGTGATACACGACGCATTTCACCCGCCGACCAATTTACGCCTGAGATCGAGGAGGCGCTGAAGACAGCCTCGTTCCTGCTCGTTGTTCTTTCGCCGAATTGGATGGCAAGCAAATGGTGTCGACGGGAACTCGAGACGTTCGCCCGACACCACGGGCCAGACGGGCTTCGCGAGCGCATCGTTGTAGTTGGGAAACGGCACATCGATCCCGACAAGCGACCGTCCTTGTTGCAAGGGCAGGTCGGGTTCCGGTTCTATGTTCGCAATGAGGATCCGGAGGATATAGCTGGAGACCTTGAATTCTTCGACCGCGGGGAGCCGCGCGACGAGCGCTATTGGGAGGGCCTTAAAGCGCTAGCCGCCCACCTGGTTAAACGCAGGCCCCGGCCAACCCTATCTCCAATCTACGCTCCGAGCGGCAGAACTATCTTCGTTGCAAAGCCGGCCTCTGACATGCGCCGAGGTTACGATCGAATAGTGTCGGAACTCACGGGCAAAGGTCACAGAATCCTTCCCGATCCCAAGGATGACATTCCACTCGACCGATCGGTCAATGCCATCGACGAGGCCCTAGCCGACGCGGAGATCGCCATCCATTTGCTTGGTGAGAAAGCTGGTGAAGCGCCAGAGGATGAGCTTCCGATGGTGAAGCTGCAGCTCTCACGGTCAGCGGCGAAAACATCGCAAGCAGCTCCTGGAACGTTTCATCGGGTAATCTGGGCACCCAGCATCTGGACGACTTCCCTGAATGCGAACCAGCTGCAGGCCGAGAAAAGGCGGCATCCGCTGGAGGTGCTAGCTCGGTTTGATCAGCAACTGGCGACGGATAAGGTTGAAGGAGACAGCCTGAGCAAGTTTGTCGATTTCGTGAATCAGCATCTGTTGCTTATCGTTCCGCCGCGGTCAATCACGCTGCTGCCTTCCGACGCTCGCGACGTGCGTCTGTTCTTGTATCACTCTCAGGAGGACAGCAAGTACGCGCTAGCCTTGGCTCAAGCGCTCCAACAGAGAAAGCTAGAGGCGATGCTTCCAGCGCTTGAAGGTCCGGAAGCCGACCTCAAGAGCTTCAACAGCAAACAACTTGTCGAATGCGACGGCGTAATTGTTTGCTGGGCTTCGGCGTCGGAAGTCTGGGTCCGTGCACAAGCCAGTGCACTTCGCAACTGGAGCGCTCTCGGCCGGTCGCGACAATTCAGTTATCGTGCTGTTGTGGCTGCGCCACCGCCGGGCGAACGAAAGCAGGCAGGCAAGTTGCTATTTCCCCCCAGTGAGATTGACATAGTTGTCGACATTTCCGACAAGGAGATACCGACAGCAGACCTCCTTGACGTCTTAGTGCCCGCCGCTGGAGCGAGGACCCTATGA